A single genomic interval of Arctopsyche grandis isolate Sample6627 chromosome 8, ASM5162203v2, whole genome shotgun sequence harbors:
- the LOC143915940 gene encoding uncharacterized protein LOC143915940, with protein MVIGAASGTGGAPPLNPLLRPLAATAAPPSRALLLPAAPPKHAHADSSAPNNHHPASHEHRDSKAIPLSLDSNRPLLTSSNIPNDHVKPHSSSSSLPHQNALNDKLNKMANVKHDDDDFDIDSYYARLHAIPNVSLSKFDTQKAEVEESAFSEIDLNSPVAIESYSTDDPSTRSQSLTSDLAQNFSQLPQVLPQVASTVLNSFSSILNLGRFPSKPAVSNEIDAYSQSFVPDIYTESYSQDGVQAEEQPAIPLFNRDEFSNDRCKIVGSHFENTNSALSNNERFSSNFDPNLQNPQSQELNKNVVEKPPSIGSGNLFRMNIKKKKTYAQVPGLTLGDVESTPAVHGMPPYNSFPQNPPNFNAHSMPVIPPPHSVAPNVEEAYKMPSINTLPPANQMANVFNPNQTVISNGEPSISIETTSRIFDPKTAQRDMSSVNFSSPPFTHVPDVSFNATPFSNVPSDVNSENIFNLNASPSQDLVNTNVPLHLDDRSNVDFGQNIIQADLSSPVEERNTVIESLSSPFSYTHDTWQPKSEIEVVKTDLEVKFLNPTSPPLKSSNLHVENPSVPQFSPINTPMASININQNFQEVADPIVTSSNPQLAGGMPPKLASVGFVQDDKNISSTVPDVTGVQNNNDHIGVIDAPTFFDPTKFANSEIGNANTQHLPTPQVPPVIPPPSQQIPNKTDNKFRMSALNKRLKYYSGPIENSNIPPPIPNASANVIQTHSPSSNQSVESNQVPFDENQSRLTPSNTGSGFGLNVFQNKVNLSKLQNVVTSFFSTSQNTDVKNYEETSNEFDQSQQYNYIPSFSDSDSVQNTPSFFSPSTMEPVNTPPFLQGVETVSTSSDVFSNQFINNSTDNGIKNDTNSFPNSVTASAPHFFNIKNDHSIENSNLDQSHNFLASNDFFSNDPAPLSIDRNQFSTDLPQIPTFYTTNVQQEQQWPNSFVSDQPINQMTTDFMQNTTANESSIYSEQSSNFVTDLKDVHKENSEKVDVQTLNIKLDQTNFNIQNKYKVEDYMIEPSDSLPSENDDHVAKPQFIHGECLPNNDDLPITRNEIIFTNTIDPFEGSMENNTILHAQSEPVLLSSYSSAFVPVKSNTSNIDKELVRQDFDPQSNYISDISKENVFSLKKDVECSVNQPIFFNQDNDKIRMMNPCQYPSMNMGTLGAPFSFYSNMRSQQSSALPCDLSNNLICGESTEKLKINLENEDDTVKADNEIKEIFSNANLDDLGKSEDFFSTDYNILNASLAQKSFVNDIFNNQKSTDTLTNESSSSISSFVVNDNAVSLETAVKPEESNCSQQNILNDKNNYDANSTIQNLEVRHLEESPDTILSHTGNENVAVLDPKENIFTHQTILNDNSRIFDLNDYDKNVTIQNPVSHVEESSNSAFNFALDDNAVNFQTLLKPEENIFTQQSIVNNNDSNNYNENDTMQYHIEESSNSAFHFVSDDNAVNFQTVVKSEENFFTHQSVMPDNSRFSDLNNYNENDKIQNPVSYVEDFSNSVSSFVSEDPIHSETVVKPEERSFSQQSISNDNNTFFDLNNQTIQNLDDSNYIEKSPYSIPHFAASDNAVNFQSAVKSEENMFINQNISNPNTMPFAFNSTKSEIQNVDEIQIKPEYSRDVSSFDVVTNEKSYFDSFAPSKDSSPEFSEKCSLFDQEIKNNFDTSASSLNTLSSFEVPKPESNLNDHKPIDNDPFQNVSNDAFIKNFDESLKLNDNDILNSFNTVEVKNSDLVNSSTSSCVVGSQNQNEKRDDSIPLFNFFSMMKSSDVPETHLANFNDSSDALSDISLRCFIYLNMNLYHISKGFLGATLVRCVTKKINKFDHRCVKNSRFFSIFNTLKMDTPIIETPSPDSETLNIQIFYMISQSKQDQPYKPVQRHWFFQSNFEDASSWKPFSNIDSKSLEDAFNSSKMAADTIVVTDGGRCDVNLSKRERVPVYWRDNPAPVRRCSWFYKGTSDPRFVPYAEDISDLLEEEYRLGVITSTWNRKISLADEEVVMHSPSIIMRFMKATSPDSWSNTPFTPKWTVQRGLSGIAVEEGEPKKCVDHLLFIVHGIGEPRKIIKPTEADLNQVIRRGTDGSEVEEGENKTTDHLLLLVHGIGSVCDLKFRTVEEVVDDFRSISAQLVQSHYKSSCEQGVISRIEVLPISWHWNLHSEESGIDKRIAQITLESVPKFRSFTNDTLLDILLYTSPKFCQTIMETVGTEINRIYTLFKSRNPDFMGGVSLGGHSLGSLILFDLLSHQIPPEKMENQGETHVKGAAGTGQLSLVYPQLVFKPMAFFALGSPIGMFVCVRGIEELGENFEFPTCPSFFNIFHPFDPVAYRIESLINPELTKLHPVQIAHHKGRKRMHLELKDTVTRVGADIRQKIVDSMKSTWDTFYQLRAKEEAETERTIDEPEKPMTEAETSLLKHLGKLNGGRRVDYVLQEAPFELFNEYIFAMASHVCYWESEDTMLLILKEIYSNLGVETDRQLPQQTMTIERPVASNLPSISKSP; from the exons CCAACAGGCCGCTCCTCACCAGCTCCAACATCCCCAACGACCATGTCAAACCCCACTCTTCCTCGAGTAGTTTGCCACATCAAAATGCACTCAACGACAAGCTCAATAAAATGGCCAACGTGAAACACGACGACGACGATTTCGACATAGATTCGTATTATGCCCGATTGCACGCGATCCCAAACGTTAGCCTGTCTAAATTCGACACTCAAAAAGCTGAAGTTGAAGAGTCCGCTTTCTCTGAAATAGATCTGAACTCGCCAGTGGCGATCGAATCCTATTCCACGGACGACCCCTCTACAAGGAGTCAGAGTTTGACTTCGGATCTGGCTCAGAACTTTTCCCAGTTGCCTCAAGTTTTGCCGCAGGTCGCGAGCACGGTGCTCAATTCGTTCTCCAGCATTCTGAATTTGGGTCGTTTCCCATCGAAACCGGCGGTTTCTAATGAAATTGATGCATACAGTCAGTCGTTTGTACCGGATATATACACAGAGTCGTATAGCCAAGATGGGGTACAGGCCGAGGAACAACCGGCTATTCCTCTGTTCAATAGAGACGAGTTTTCCAACGATCGATGCAAAATTGTAGGTTCGCACTTTGAGAATACTAATTCTGCTCTAAGCAATAATGAAAGATTTTCCTCTAATTTTGATCCAAATCTTCAAAATCCTCAAAGTCAAGAACTAAACAAGAACGTTGTTGAAAAACCACCTAGTATCG gTTCCGGTAACTTGTTCCGTATGAATATCAAAAAAAAGAAGACGTATGCTCAAGTACCCGGTCTGACACTCGGTGACGTTGAAAGTACACCCGCAGTCCACGGAATGCCACCGTACAATAGTTTTCCTCAAAATCCACCCAATTTCAACGCTCATTCAATGCCGGTCATTCCCCCGCCGCATTCAGTAGCTCCGAATGTTGAAGAAGCATATAAAATGCCTAGCATTAATACCTTACCGCCGGCTAATCAAATGGCAAATGTTTTCAATCCGAATCAAACAGTCATATCAAATGGAGAACCTTCCATTTCGATCGAAACCACTTCTCGTATTTTCGATCCCAAAACAGCTCAAAGAGATATGTCGTCGGTGAATTTTTCGTCACCTCCATTTACTCACGTACCTGATGTTTCATTTAACGCAACGCCATTTTCCAATGTGCCTAGCGACGTTAATAGtgagaatattttcaatttgaatgctTCACCAAGCCAAGACTTAGTGAATACCAATGTGCCTTTACATTTAGACGATAGGTCTAATGTAGATTTTGGTCAAAATATAATCCAAGCAGATTTATCTAGTCCTGTTGAAGAAAGAAATACAGTAATTGAAAGTTTGAGTAGTCCATTCAGTTATACGCACGACACGTGGCAACCGAAAAGTGAAATTGAAGTTGTTAAAACAGATTTGGAAGTTAAGTTTTTAAACCCAACTAGTCCGCCTTTGAAATCATCCAATCTGCACGTAGAAAATCCAAGTGTTCCACAATTTTCACCCATAAATACACCAATGGCTTCtataaatattaatcaaaatttccaAGAAGTGGCCGATCCTATTGTAACAAGTTCTAACCCACAATTAGCAGGCGGTATGCCACCTAAATTGGCATCTGTAGGATTTGTTCAAGACGATAAAAACATTTCAAGTACTGTGCCTGATGTTACAGGTGTGCAAAATAACAATGACCACATAGGTGTAATCGATGCACCTACATTTTTTGATCCAACTAAGTTTGCAAACAGCGAAATTGGCAATGCAAATACTCAACATTTGCCAACTCCTCAGGTACCTCCTGTTATACCGCCTCCGTCTCAACAAATTCCAAATAAAACGGACAATAAATTTAGAATGTCAGCGCTTAACAAGCGTCTTAAGTATTATTCCGGACCTATAGAAAATTCTAATATTCCACCGCCTATTCCCAATGCTAGTGCTAACGTCATTCAAACCCACAGTCCAAGTAGTAATCAGTCAGTCGAATCTAATCAAGTGCCGTTCGATGAAAACCAATCGCGGCTAACTCCGTCGAATACGGGATCTGGTTTTGGATTGAACGTTTTTCAAAATAAAGTGAACTTATCAAAGTTGCAAAATGTGGTGACATCTTTCTTCAGTACTTCCCAAAACACTGACGTAAAAAACTACGAGGAGACTTCGAACGAATTTGACCAATCGCAGCAGTATAATTATATACCCAGCTTTTCAGATTCTGATTCTGTTCAAAACACGCCATCTTTCTTTTCTCCGTCGACAATGGAACCTGTAAATACTCCACCGTTTCTTCAAGGAGTTGAAACTGTTTCTACATCTTCGGATGTTTTCTCGAATCAATTCATAAACAATTCAACGGATAATGGTATAAAAAATGATACGAATTCATTTCCAAACTCTGTTACTGCTAGTGCTccacattttttcaatataaaaaatgatcataGCATTGAAAATTCTAATTTAGATCAAAGTCACAATTTTTTGGCATCCAATGATTTCTTTTCAAACGACCCTGCTCCTCTGTCGATTGATCGTAATCAGTTTTCTACGGATTTGCCTCAAATTCCAACATTTTATACTACGAATGTTCAGCAAGAGCAACAGTGGCCGAATTCTTTTGTATCAGATCAACCCATTAATCAAATGACGACTGATTTTATGCAAAATACTACTGCAAATGAAAGTAGCATATATTCAGAACAGTCTTCTAATTTTGTTACCGACTTAAAGGATGTGCATAAAGAAAATTCAGAAAAAGTCGATGTTCAAACgctaaatattaaattagatcaaactaattttaatattcaaaacaaaTACAAAGTAGAAGATTATATGATAGAACCGAGTGATTCTTTGCCTTCTGAAAATGACGATCACGTTGCTAAACCTCAATTCATTCACGGTGAATGCTTGCCAAATAATGACGATCTTCCAATTACCAggaatgaaataatattcacTAATACCATAGATCCTTTTGAGGGCTCCATGGAAAATAATACAATTCTTCATGCTCAATCTGAACCTGTTCTGCTGTCTTCTTATTCTTCTGCTTTTGTTCCGGTAAAATCTAACACTTCTAATATTGATAAAGAACTAGTGCGACAAGATTTCGACCCTCAATCGAATTATATCTCTGATATTTCCAAAGAAAATGTTTTCAGTTTGAAAAAAGATGTTGAGTGTTCTGTGAATCAGCctatatttttcaatcaagataATGATAAAATTAGGATGATGAATCCTTGTCAATATCCCTCTATGAATATGGGAACTTTGGGTGCTCCGTTTAGTTTTTACAGTAATATGAGATCACAACAGTCGTCTGCGTTACCGTGCGACTTgtctaataatttaatatgcggAGAGAGTacagaaaaattgaaaatcaatttaGAAAATGAAGATGATACTGTTAAAGCtgacaatgaaatcaaagaaatattttcaaatgcaaATTTGGATGATCTGGGAAAATCTGAAGACTTTTTTTCCACCGATTATAACATTTTGAATGCGTCTTTAGCTCAAAAGAGTTTtgtaaatgatattttcaacaaTCAAAAATCAACTGACACTCTTACAAACGAATCCTCTAGTTCTATATCATCTTTTGTTGTAAATGACAATGCAGTTAGTTTAGAAACTGCAGTAAAACCAGAAGAAAGTAACTGCTCacagcaaaatattttaaatgataaaaataattatgatgcaAATAGCACGATTCAAAATCTAGAAGTTCGTCATTTAGAAGAGTCTCCCGATACAATTTTATCTCATACTGGGAATGAGAATGTGGCTGTTTTAGATCCCaaggaaaatattttcacacaTCAAACTATTTTGAATGATAATAGCAGAATTTTTGACTTGAATGATTATGATAAAAATGTTACAATACAAAATCCGGTTAGTCATGTAGAAGAATCTTCCAATTCTGCTTTTAATTTTGCCTTAGATGATAATGCAGTTAATTTTCAAACTCTATTAAAACCCgaggaaaatatttttacccAACAGAGTATTGTGAATAATAATGATTCAaataattacaatgaaaatgACACAATGCAATATCATATAGAAGAATCTTCCAATTCTGCTTTCCATTTTGTCTCGGATGACAATGCAGTAAATTTCCAAACTGTAGTAAAGTCAGAAGAAAATTTCTTCACCCATCAAAGTGTCATGCCTGATAATAGTAGATTTTCTGACTtgaataattataatgaaaatgacAAAATCCAAAATCCGGTTAGTTATGTTGAAGACTTTTCTAATTCTGTATCATCGTTTGTCAGCGAAGATCCAATACATTCAGAAACTGTAGTAAAACCAGAAGAACGTAGTTTTAGTCAACAGAGTATCTCAAATGACAATAATACGTTTTTCGATTTAAACAATCAAACAATTCAAAATTTGGATGATTCCAATTACATAGAAAAATCTCCTTATTCTATTCCACATTTTGCTGCAAGTGACAATGCAGTTAATTTTCAATCCGCTGTAAAATCTGAAGAGAATATGTTCATCAATCAGAACATTTCGAATCCTAATACAATGCCCTTTGCTTTCAACAGTACAAAAAGTGAAATCCAAAATGTTGATGAAATTCAAATCAAGCCAGAGTATTCTCGTGATGTTTCATCGTTCGATGTGGTAACTAATGAAAAAAGTTACTTTGATAGTTTTGCCCCTTCTAAAGATTCTTCTCCAGAGTTTTCTGAAAAATGTTCATTATTTGACcaagaaattaaaaacaattttgatacatCAGCAAGTTCTTTGAATACATTATCTTCCTTCGAAGTGCCGAAACCAGAATCCAATTTAAATGACCACAAACCAATTGACAATGATCCTTTTCAAAACGTATCTAATGATGCGTTCATCAAAAATTTTGACGAAAGCCTCAAACTAAACGATAACGATATTTTAAACTCTTTTAACACGGTCGAGGTGAAAAATTCAGATTTAGTCAATTCTTCAACTTCTAGTTGTGTCGTTGGATCGCAAAATCAAAACGAAAAGAGAGATGATTCAATTCCACTATTCAATTTTTTCTCGATGATGAAATCATCAGATGTGCCAGA aacACATTTAGCTAAC TTTAACGATAGTTCCGATGCTTTGAGTGATATTTCTTTAcggtgttttatatatttaaatatgaatttatatcatatttcGAAAGGATTTCTTGGTGCAACACTGG TACGTTgtgttacaaaaaaaataaacaagttcGATCATCGCTGTGTGAAAAACAGCCGTTTCTTTTCAATATTCAACACATTGAAGATGGACACTCCTATTATTGAAACTCCATCACCCGATTCAGAG ACGTTAAACATTCagattttttatatgatttcacaGAGCAAACAAGATCAACCGTACAAACCAGTACAACGTCATTGGTTTTTCCAATCGAATTTCGAGGATGCTTCATCATGGAAACCCTTCTCTAATATTGACTCTAAATCTCTGGAAGATGCCTTTAATTCGT cTAAAATGGCAGCTGATACAATAGTTGTGACAGATGGTGGTCGTTGTGATGTTAATTTATCCAAAAGGGAAAGAGTTCCGGTTTATTGGCGAGATAATCCGGCTCCAGTACGGAG ATGCAGTTGGTTTTACAAAGGCACGTCTGATCCGAGATTTGTGCCGTACGCCGAAGATATCTCCGATCTTTTAGAA GAGGAATATCGTCTGGGAGTCATAACTTCGACGTGGAATAGGAAAATTTCACTCGCCGACGAGGAAGTGGTAATGCACAGCCCGTCTATAATCATGCGTTTCATGAAAGCGACCAGCCCGGACTCTTGGAGCAACACTCCA TTCACACCCAAGTGGACCGTGCAAAGGGGATTGTCCGGAATCGCCGTGGAGGAAGGCGAGCCGAAAAAGTGCGTGGACCATTTGCTGTTTATCGTTCACGGAATCGGCGAGCCGAGAAAAATCATCAAACCGACAGAGGCAGATTTAAATCAAGTCA TCCGCCGAGGCACCGATGGCTCTGAAGTGGAAGAAGGCGAAAACAAAACTACCGATCATCTGCTATTGTTGGTCCATGGAATCGGTTCAGTTTGTGATCTCAAATTCAGAACTGTCGAAGAAGTTG TGGACGACTTCCGATCAATCAGCGCTCAATTGGTACAATCACACTACAAATCGTCATGTGAACAAGGAGTCATTAGTAGAATTGAG gtCTTACCCATTTCTTGGCACTGGAATTTGCACTCGGAAGAAAGTGGAATCGATAAAAGAATTGCTCAAATCACTCTTGAATCAGTACCGAAATTCAGAAGTTTCACAAACGACACTCTTCTTGATATCTTGCTGTATACAAGTCCCAAATTTTGCCAG ACTATAATGGAAACAGTCGGCACTGAAATTAACCGAATATATACACTGTTCAAATCGAGAAATCCTGATTTTATGGGTGGTGTATCTCTCGGTGGACATTCCCTTGGCTCGTTGATTCTGTTTGATCTGTTGTCTCATCAAATACCACCAGAAAAAATG GAAAATCAAGGTGAGACTCACGTCAAAGGTGCGGCTGGTACCGGTCAGCTCAGTTTGGTTTATCCTCAGCTTGTTTTCAAACCCATGGCATTTTTTGCTTTAGGAAGTCCAATTG GTATGTTTGTTTGCGTGCGAGGCATTGAAGAATTGGGTGAAAACTTTGAATTTCCGACCTGTCCGTCGTTTTTCAACATTTTCCATCCTTTTGATCCTGTAGCTTACag AATCGAGTCGTTGATAAATCCTGAACTTACAAAACTACATCCGGTGCAAATTGCTCATCATAAAGGTAGAAAAAGGATGCATTTAG AATTAAAGGATACTGTCACTCGAGTGGGTGCCGATATAAGACAGAAAATTGTAGACTCAATGAAAAGCACATGGGACACATTTTACCAGCTCAGAGCAAAAGAG gAGGCCGAGACCGAAAGAACAATCGATGAACCAGAG AAACCAATGACCGAAGCTGAAACTTCTTTACTGAAACACTTGGGTAAATTGAACGGAGGCCGTCGAGTGGATTATGTGTTACAAGAGGCGCCATTTGAACTATTCAACGAATATATTTTCGCTATGGCTAGTCACGTTTGTTATTG GGAATCCGAAGACACTATGTTGCTCATTTTGAAAGAGATTTATTCCAATTTAGGAGTCGAAACTGACCGTCAATTACCCCAACAGACAATGACCATTGAAAGACCGGTTGCTTCCAACCTACCTAGTATATCGAAGAGTccttaa